The DNA region GTGGAGTCCCAGACCTGCATGTCCGTCAGCACGACCACGCGGTCGTACTCGGCCGACTCCTCGACGAGGTGCTCGAAGGCGAGCCACGCGTTCGTGGCCCCACCGACGGAGCGGTCGCGGATCTTCCGGGCGCGCTCCAGCGTCGGCGTGTCCGTGTGCGCAGAGACCGTCTCGAAGTCGCTCGCGAACACCCCGACGTCGGCATCCTGGGCCTGCAGGACCGCGCCGAAGAACGACGCGATCTCCCTGTACGTCATCTCGGAGCGCCCGGAGAGCGCCGAGTTCATCGACCCCGAGAGGTCGACCGCGACGAACGTGTTCCCGAGGTCGTCGGGCAGGTTCGTCGCCGTCGCGTCGACCGCCCGCGAGAGCCAGCGCTCGGTGTGCTCGTCCGCGACCCCGGCCGCCGTGACGGCCTCGTAGGCCTGGTAGAACCGGAACGGGTAGAGCATCGAGTCGCGGGCGTACTCGAGGTCGTCCTCGGTGAGGATCTCCTCGCCGTCCAGCCCGGCATCCAGCATGTTGCGGAGGTTCCGGACGGTCGCGAAGAGACCCATCTTCGGCAGGACCTCTCGCCACGCCTCCGGTGTGTTCCCCTGCTCGGAGATGACGACCTCCCACGTCTCTGGCGGGTCCAGCGGCTCGACGTCGGGATGGTCGTCGAGGTCGCCCAGCACGAGGCGCTCGAAGATCTCGTCCTCCTCCGCCGTCTCCGGCGCCGGGTGGACGAGGTTCATGACGTCCCGGAACGTCACCTCGCGGTTGTGGTTGTCGTACTTCGCGAACTGGTAGCGGTCGAACTCGTGGAACGAGTCCGCGAGACCCTTCTTGAGCGGCTTGGGAATCGGCTTCCCGAACAGCTCGAGCTGCATCGCGGTGACCGTGTTCAGCTCGTCTGCGCGCTGGATGACCCGCGGGGCGTACTCCCGGACGTACGACTTCGCCTCCTCGTGCTGTGCCGCGAACACGAGCAGGAGGTTCGACACGTCGCGCAGGTACAGCTCCGTCCGGGCGTACGCCGCCAGTTTGAGCACGAACTCAGGGTCCTCGTCGGCCGCCACGGTCACCCGCCGCGCGAGCTTGTGCAGGCGCGCCTCGTCGGACTCGTAGAAACTGTCCTCGAGGAGGTTGTTCACGACGGTCTTGTAGAGGCCGAGTTCCGGACTCTCCGGCTGGTACGCCTCCGCACCCTCGAAGTTGGTCGTTCGCTGTTCGTCCGTCGATGTGGTGCGGTTGAACTTCATCGCTATCACGGTGGGAAAGTGGCCGTGGTGGCCTGCGCCCACCAGCGCGTTCTGGGGTCCGAAACCGCGACCCCGGTACGGAAAGGTGTCTGGAAGTGGGGAAAACCGTGGGAGCGTGGCCCGTTCGGGCCGGGTCAGAGTGATGAAGTAACGCTCCCACTCGCCCCGTGTCCCGGACATGTGTTGGTTCTGTAATAAGTCTTCAGGCAGCGTGTCAAGCCGTTCCACAGCTCGGGAAAAGCCGGGGTGGCGATGCCGGCGAGGTGCTCGCCGGCCGTCGCGATGCGACGCATCCCGGATTCGAACCGGGGAGCGGTCGGGAGACCGCCGTGGCCACTCGAAGGAACGCCACCCCTCGCCCGATGGGAACGGATCGAGGTTCCATCTCACGGCTCCCTGCCGGTCGCCGGAGAATGGAGGGGCCGGGCGGGATTCGAACCGGACCGAGACGGTCCGGGGTGCTCGCATCGCTGCGCTCCCGGGCTGCGACTCGCAGGGCTCGAATCCGCTAGCTCCATCTCACGGCTCCCTACCGGTCGCCGGAGAATGGAGGGGCCAGGCGGGATTCGAACCCGCGACTGTCCGATTAAAAGTCGGCTGCACTGGACCTGGCTGTGCTTCCGGCCCGCGTCTTCCTGGCGTGAGACTCACCGCATCCCGGCGTTCGCCGGAGAGAGGGCTGGGCGAGATTCGAACTCGCGACCACTGAGTTAAGAGCCCAGCGCACGACCTGGCTGTGCTTCCAGCCCACGCACTCCCCGTCGGCAGCACACCGGGTTTCCGGTGAAAGTTGCCAGCAGCAGAGCGGAGCGGGTGGGATTTGAACCCACGTTGGACCACTGAAGTAGCTCCAGACCTCGCGCCGCAAGGCGAATACCGGTCCGGAGACGCTACCGCTCCGACGCGCGGGTCCCCGTGCCGAGACCGATGCGCCGGGAATCGAACCCGGTCCGTTCGCTGAGAACGAAGTAACTCCACGACTCGCACCGGCCTGCCGGTGAAAATACGTGTGGAGGGATGTTGCGTGGCGACCAGCCCTGCATCGGTCTCGTCACGACCGCCCGCGACGGGAGTCGAGTGTGCAGGCCTCGACTCCGGAGGACACGGGTGGGAGTCGAACCCACCTGAACCGTCGCACGGCGAGCGTGCGACCGTGTCGGGTGCCTCGGCCTCGCGGCGTCATCGGCGGGTTTCGAATTTACACGGTGTACACATTCTACACCGTGTGGAAGTTCTGGGCGTGTCAAACATTGAGTCGCGCTCACTGTCGTTCGCGCACGACGAAGGGCGAGCAGGAATCGAACCACGGTCTCTCGACCGCTCCCTGATTCGATCTCCTCGCAACTCCGCATCGCGCTCACTGTCGTTCGCGCACGACGAAGGGGCGAGCAGGAATCGAACCTGCGTCTTCTGGCTGCGATCCAGACGGAATTGGCCGAAGGAACTCCACGACTCGCACTGGCAGCAGTGAATAGCTGCGTGGAGGTGAGAGTACTATCCTATCGCCCCACGGGTGGAGGGGTCCGCCCGAGCGGGCGGGCGGCTGGTGTGTTCGCCCCCCGGCGAACACGCCTGCGTCAGCGGGATGGGCGGCCAGGGCGGCCTGGATGACCGGACTGCGTGGCGGTCAGGGCAGCGATGTCGACCATGGCGGGTCGGTGGCCGGATAGGCTGGCCGGTGTTAGGCCGGAACGGCCTGGTTCTCGATGGCGACCTCGTGGACGGCTTCGACACCGAAGCCGTCCTCCAGGTCGGCACGGACGGTACTATCGTCGGGTTGGTCGGACAGCAGCGTGACGGTCACCTCGACGTCCACCTCGATGGCGTTGAGGCTCGGCGTGATGCCGGTGATGCGTTCGACGTCGACCGCGTCGAGGTCGTCGATGCGGGCGATGACGGTCGCGGCGCCGGCCATCAGGTCACCGGGCGCGCCGTCGGGAACGCGGACTGTCAGGTGTGCCGTCGCTTCTGTCTCGTGGCTGAGACGAGTCTGTGCCATAAGTGCTCCCGCCGAGAGTCGAACTCGGGTCTCGGCCTCGAAAGGGCCGCGTGATTGGCCAGCTACACCACGGGAGCAACGCCCCCGGCGCAGCGGAGCTGTTACCGAGGACGAGAGGGTACGGGCGCGTGAGGGCGTGCTTCGGGACCCGGGCGACGGGGGCCACCTCCCGACCAGGTCCCGGGATTCCCACACCTCGGGCGCGGGCCCGTCTCCGGGCGCCGACCGTCTTCGATGGGGAACCCCGGCGGCTGACAGTGATGCCTCTCTGCGACAGGGCGGGTGCCCCGGCAGCGTGCATCTGCCCCCACGCAGGGGGCGACGCCCAGCGGGGGATTCGAACCCCCCGACCGACCCGCGACCGGGTCGGCGATCCAGGCTGGCGACACCAGCTGGGCGAGCAGTCACGACCGACGGTAGCGGGGGCCACGGTGGCCCCGCGAGCCGTCACTCGCGACAGTTGGCACTCATCACGGAACCGTCACTACCGGATACCTATCAGACCAGAGTCGTGACCCGCCGATGGTGAGTCGTGGAACGAAATCCGTTCGATCCAAGAACCCGCCCACCGGCGCACGTGGCGTGGCCTCGACAGCTGAGGTCGAGAGAGAACGCCCAGGGCCACGAAACGGCCTTATGCGGCACCGGCAGAGACGGACCGAACGGCGGGGCGACCGGTGAAGGCCACATACCCGGTGCGTTCGCCCATAATGCCAGAGCCGCATTGGCGGCCGGCTGGG from Haloarchaeobius amylolyticus includes:
- a CDS encoding TROVE domain-containing protein, producing MKFNRTTSTDEQRTTNFEGAEAYQPESPELGLYKTVVNNLLEDSFYESDEARLHKLARRVTVAADEDPEFVLKLAAYARTELYLRDVSNLLLVFAAQHEEAKSYVREYAPRVIQRADELNTVTAMQLELFGKPIPKPLKKGLADSFHEFDRYQFAKYDNHNREVTFRDVMNLVHPAPETAEEDEIFERLVLGDLDDHPDVEPLDPPETWEVVISEQGNTPEAWREVLPKMGLFATVRNLRNMLDAGLDGEEILTEDDLEYARDSMLYPFRFYQAYEAVTAAGVADEHTERWLSRAVDATATNLPDDLGNTFVAVDLSGSMNSALSGRSEMTYREIASFFGAVLQAQDADVGVFASDFETVSAHTDTPTLERARKIRDRSVGGATNAWLAFEHLVEESAEYDRVVVLTDMQVWDSTWGSDESVREWFTRYRDQVAPGSNLYMVDLQAYGDLVTPEGYDGVYNISGWTADIVEFVVYAEREDEILDEIRDY